From the Kiritimatiellaceae bacterium genome, one window contains:
- a CDS encoding DUF2851 family protein: MYAAPPIPETFFPNAADYRKLISPGEVRETAGHYFPYSERHLHALWFDNRLRPQNLKTSRGEPVTVETPGRWNLEAGPDFSGAVLLIGREKRRVAGDAEIHIFPNDWKNHGHHTDPRYSNVRFHITWFTGKVDETLFPPGTVHIVLADSCTADLESIDLSAYPYHEPRATAEFPMVEKSPDEIIRILESAGEERLRQKTLRMAWLIQRRGEAQALYEETAAALGYKHNKAPFRKLAQRLSLEALTPYGADWKTVYAVLLGISGLLPKQPAASWPQSSKTELRSLWDCWWREQHKWEEIAPLDKSEWRLAGVRPLNHPVRRLCALAQYIALGSFQTPEDCYWSRHAGWTGKEKPAELVGQDRLNAIELNVIAPYRLAKGDSSALNNLPVEPMNSVIRETAYTLFGPDHSPKLYRTALARQGLIQMFHDFILRGTMPS; the protein is encoded by the coding sequence ATGTATGCCGCACCGCCCATTCCGGAAACGTTTTTCCCGAACGCGGCGGACTACCGCAAACTGATTTCTCCCGGCGAAGTCCGCGAAACCGCTGGACACTATTTCCCGTACAGCGAACGTCATCTGCATGCGCTTTGGTTCGACAACCGGTTGCGTCCGCAAAATCTGAAAACGTCGCGCGGCGAACCGGTGACGGTTGAAACTCCCGGCCGCTGGAATCTCGAAGCCGGGCCGGACTTTTCCGGCGCGGTACTTCTGATTGGTCGCGAGAAGCGGCGCGTGGCAGGCGACGCCGAGATTCATATTTTTCCCAACGACTGGAAAAACCACGGGCACCACACCGATCCGCGCTATTCAAACGTCCGATTTCACATCACCTGGTTTACTGGGAAAGTTGACGAAACGCTTTTCCCGCCCGGAACCGTTCATATTGTTCTGGCGGATAGTTGCACCGCCGATCTGGAGAGCATCGATCTTTCCGCTTATCCGTATCACGAGCCGCGCGCCACGGCGGAGTTTCCTATGGTTGAAAAATCGCCGGACGAAATTATCCGCATATTGGAAAGCGCGGGCGAAGAACGGCTCCGGCAGAAAACGCTGCGGATGGCCTGGCTGATTCAGCGGCGCGGCGAAGCGCAGGCGCTCTACGAAGAAACCGCCGCCGCGCTCGGCTATAAACACAATAAGGCGCCGTTCCGTAAACTGGCGCAGAGACTTTCGCTCGAAGCGCTCACGCCGTACGGCGCGGACTGGAAAACAGTTTATGCCGTCTTGCTTGGCATCTCCGGACTGCTTCCGAAACAACCTGCCGCCAGCTGGCCGCAATCTTCCAAAACAGAACTGCGCTCCCTTTGGGATTGCTGGTGGCGCGAACAGCATAAATGGGAAGAGATCGCGCCGCTCGATAAAAGCGAATGGCGGCTCGCCGGTGTGCGTCCGCTGAATCATCCGGTTCGCCGCCTATGCGCTTTGGCGCAGTATATTGCTCTCGGGTCTTTCCAAACACCGGAGGACTGTTACTGGAGCCGTCATGCGGGGTGGACGGGAAAAGAAAAGCCGGCGGAGCTGGTCGGCCAAGACCGGTTAAATGCGATTGAGTTAAACGTGATCGCGCCATACCGGTTGGCGAAGGGGGATAGTTCGGCTTTGAACAATCTGCCGGTCGAACCGATGAACAGCGTCATCCGAGAAACGGCCTATACGCTCTTCGGCCCCGACCATTCGCCGAAGCTTTACCGCACGGCGCTGGCGCGTCAGGGGCTCATTCAGATGTTCCATGATTTCATCCTTCGCGGTACAATGCCTTCATGA
- a CDS encoding ParA family protein: protein MSTKVIALANQKGGVGKTTTAVNLAAALAERRKNVLLIDLDPQANATSGVGLEKEDGASIYSALLGEADARTLIKPTATKRLHVIPSELDLAGCEVAIARQDNYLHCLKNALRPIVEQDEYDVILLDCPPSLGILFMNALYAADSIVIPIQAEYLALEGLSVMLRIIEQVRAAGNPGLQIEGIVLTMYDARTNLAQQVAAEVHKHFGDRLYKTYIPRNIRLSEAPSHGQPITEYDTASKGANAYRLLAREFLNRQDAERIPKPDASSIYSLPDESAEPFENGLADTTEDTTL, encoded by the coding sequence ATGAGCACTAAAGTTATTGCACTCGCGAATCAAAAGGGCGGCGTCGGTAAAACGACGACGGCCGTCAATCTGGCCGCCGCGCTGGCCGAACGCCGTAAGAATGTTCTGCTGATCGATCTCGATCCGCAGGCTAACGCGACGAGCGGCGTCGGCCTCGAAAAGGAAGACGGCGCGAGCATCTATTCCGCGCTGCTCGGCGAAGCCGACGCCCGTACGCTGATTAAGCCGACGGCGACCAAGCGGCTGCATGTGATTCCGTCGGAACTCGATCTGGCCGGTTGCGAAGTGGCGATCGCCCGTCAGGATAATTATCTGCACTGCCTCAAAAACGCTCTGCGCCCAATTGTTGAGCAGGATGAGTATGACGTGATCCTGCTCGACTGCCCGCCGTCGCTCGGCATCCTCTTCATGAACGCGCTCTACGCCGCCGACTCGATCGTCATTCCGATTCAAGCGGAATATCTGGCGCTCGAAGGGTTGAGCGTCATGCTGCGAATTATTGAACAGGTGCGCGCCGCCGGCAATCCGGGACTGCAAATCGAAGGGATTGTGCTGACGATGTACGATGCACGCACCAATCTGGCCCAGCAGGTGGCGGCGGAAGTTCATAAACATTTCGGCGACCGGCTGTATAAAACATATATTCCGCGCAATATCCGGCTGAGCGAAGCGCCCAGCCACGGCCAGCCGATCACCGAGTACGATACGGCGTCCAAGGGCGCCAACGCCTACCGTCTGCTGGCCAGAGAATTCCTCAACCGTCAGGATGCGGAGCGCATTCCGAAGCCGGACGCATCATCCATTTATTCCCTGCCGGATGAATCCGCTGAACCGTTCGAAAATGGCTTGGCAGACACTACCGAAGACACTACCTTGTAA
- the larC gene encoding nickel pincer cofactor biosynthesis protein LarC, translated as MEKKKTAVNQHSNTPALHSSTLYLSGFAGISGNMFVGALLDAGLPENVFRNMVSALPVSGYQLKIEKVVKHGISATHFDVVLDRDGHQPHRHLADIVKIIEGANLSATVKARSIAVFTRLAEAEAKVHGTTVEKIHFHEVGGVDAIIDIIGTVFGLEALGIEKVYAGNLRTGHGIIQCAHGAMPIPAPATAELLTGIPYTHGDIEKELLTPTGAALLAVLCDGFGDRPAGFVSEKIAYGAGGWDLDIPNVLRVQLGTITEKSDELLVMETNIDDCNPQIFDYVMERLFKAGALDVWLTPIQMKKNRPAVTLSVLAPAALQDEVEKIIFTETTTIGIRRYTVQRTAAERREETVNTPWGTVRMKISSINGNVCTVTPEVDDCRKIATATGVPLKEVLASIRN; from the coding sequence ATGGAAAAGAAAAAAACAGCAGTAAATCAACACTCCAACACTCCAGCACTCCACTCATCCACTCTCTACCTCTCCGGCTTTGCCGGAATCAGCGGCAATATGTTTGTCGGTGCGCTGCTGGACGCCGGGCTTCCGGAAAACGTTTTCCGGAACATGGTGAGCGCTTTGCCCGTTTCTGGCTATCAGTTGAAAATAGAAAAAGTCGTGAAGCACGGAATCAGCGCGACGCATTTTGATGTAGTGCTGGATCGCGACGGACACCAGCCGCACCGCCATCTCGCCGACATCGTAAAAATCATCGAGGGCGCGAATCTCTCCGCGACGGTGAAAGCCCGAAGCATTGCTGTTTTCACCCGGCTTGCCGAAGCGGAAGCCAAGGTGCACGGCACAACGGTGGAGAAAATTCATTTTCATGAAGTCGGCGGCGTGGATGCCATCATTGATATCATCGGAACGGTGTTCGGACTCGAAGCGCTCGGCATCGAAAAAGTTTACGCCGGAAATTTGCGCACCGGACACGGCATAATCCAATGTGCCCACGGTGCCATGCCGATCCCAGCACCAGCGACAGCGGAACTTTTGACCGGCATTCCGTACACGCACGGCGATATTGAAAAAGAATTGCTGACGCCAACCGGCGCCGCGCTGCTCGCCGTACTGTGCGACGGCTTCGGCGACCGGCCCGCCGGTTTTGTTTCTGAAAAAATCGCCTACGGCGCGGGCGGCTGGGATCTCGATATTCCGAATGTCCTGCGTGTGCAGCTCGGCACCATTACGGAAAAATCCGACGAACTGCTGGTGATGGAAACGAATATCGACGACTGCAATCCGCAGATTTTCGATTATGTGATGGAGCGGCTTTTCAAAGCCGGCGCACTGGATGTCTGGCTAACGCCGATTCAGATGAAAAAGAACCGCCCGGCCGTGACACTTTCCGTGCTGGCGCCTGCCGCACTTCAGGACGAAGTGGAAAAAATAATTTTCACAGAAACCACGACGATCGGAATCCGCCGCTACACTGTGCAGCGTACGGCCGCCGAGCGCCGCGAAGAAACCGTCAACACACCGTGGGGCACTGTGCGGATGAAGATCAGCTCCATCAACGGCAACGTCTGCACGGTCACACCGGAAGTGGATGACTGCCGAAAGATCGCGACGGCTACTGGCGTGCCGCTTAAAGAAGTGCTGGCTTCAATAAGAAATTAA
- the larB gene encoding nickel pincer cofactor biosynthesis protein LarB: MGFAKIDHHRTERCGAPEAIYCQGKTAEQVAQIVERMNQGAHDILATRANAETFAAVKKLVPEAEYHETAKLIIVRKETLTPDPDRFILVITAGTSDIPIAEEAALTAELMGHRVERVFDVGVAGIHRLFAQEEKIRSANVIIVAAGMEGALASVVGGLVNKPVIALPTSVGYGASFEGLAALLGMLNSCAAGIAVVNIDNGFGAGRLAGMMNSMR, encoded by the coding sequence ATGGGGTTCGCGAAGATCGATCATCATCGCACGGAGCGGTGCGGCGCGCCGGAAGCGATTTACTGCCAAGGCAAAACGGCGGAGCAGGTGGCGCAGATTGTCGAGCGGATGAATCAGGGCGCACATGATATTCTGGCGACGCGGGCCAATGCCGAGACCTTTGCGGCGGTTAAAAAACTGGTGCCGGAAGCGGAATACCACGAAACCGCCAAACTGATCATCGTCCGCAAGGAAACGCTTACGCCTGACCCCGACCGCTTCATTCTCGTGATAACCGCCGGAACCAGCGATATCCCGATTGCCGAAGAGGCCGCGCTGACGGCGGAGCTGATGGGCCATCGCGTTGAGCGCGTGTTCGATGTCGGCGTCGCCGGAATTCACCGGCTGTTCGCGCAGGAAGAAAAAATCCGCAGCGCCAATGTGATTATCGTCGCCGCCGGAATGGAAGGCGCGCTCGCCAGCGTAGTCGGTGGACTGGTGAATAAGCCGGTGATTGCGCTGCCGACGAGCGTCGGCTACGGCGCGAGTTTTGAAGGACTGGCCGCCCTGCTCGGTATGCTGAACAGCTGCGCCGCAGGCATTGCGGTGGTGAATATCGACAACGGCTTCGGCGCGGGCCGCCTCGCCGGAATGATGAATTCGATGAGATAG
- a CDS encoding peptide chain release factor-like protein, which yields MLYQLSYTRVRKVGDYANIEPLCKPEFENLPLFSVRRSWFASVRMITQEKWEKLYERMAALGIREEELTENFIRGSGSGGQKVNKTSSCVQLRHAPSGMEVKCQSSRLQGSNRFFARRDLCDKLEEQKLGAQSKRQQEQEKIRRQKRRRSRRAKNKMLDGKHKHGEKKALRRPMKEE from the coding sequence ATGCTCTACCAACTGAGCTACACCCGCGTTAGAAAGGTTGGCGATTATGCGAATATAGAACCCCTTTGCAAGCCGGAATTTGAAAATTTGCCGCTGTTCTCCGTCCGCCGTTCATGGTTTGCTTCTGTCCGCATGATTACGCAGGAAAAATGGGAAAAATTGTACGAACGGATGGCCGCGCTGGGCATCCGCGAAGAGGAGCTGACAGAAAATTTTATCCGCGGGTCAGGCTCCGGCGGACAGAAAGTTAACAAAACCTCTTCCTGCGTCCAGTTGCGCCATGCGCCGTCCGGCATGGAAGTCAAATGCCAGTCTTCCCGCCTGCAGGGATCAAACCGCTTTTTCGCCCGCCGCGACCTGTGCGATAAGCTGGAAGAGCAAAAACTTGGCGCACAAAGCAAACGGCAGCAGGAGCAGGAAAAGATCCGCCGCCAGAAACGCCGACGTTCCCGCCGCGCCAAAAACAAAATGCTCGATGGAAAACATAAGCACGGCGAAAAAAAGGCGCTGCGTCGTCCGATGAAAGAAGAATGA
- the larE gene encoding ATP-dependent sacrificial sulfur transferase LarE yields MKTEEKLNRLEEIFQSLGKTVVAFSGGADSTFLTAAAVRALGKENVLAVTAVSATLTDDEQAEAVTLAGKIGVKHVLLETDEFSDALFTANSAERCYFCKKIRFQALVGWAADRGYSWIVEGTNVDDAGDYRPGSRAVAELPAVRSPLKEAGLTKAEIREVSKQWNLPTWEKPSAACLASRIEYGLPLTPERLRQVEEAEKLIRPFCKGQLRVRHHGSLARIEVEPEWISKLAEPETARAISGKLKSLGFHHVALDLSGYKMGSLNQDLK; encoded by the coding sequence ATGAAAACGGAAGAAAAGTTGAATCGGCTGGAAGAAATTTTCCAGTCATTAGGAAAAACGGTCGTCGCTTTTTCCGGCGGCGCGGACAGCACCTTTCTGACTGCCGCCGCCGTCCGCGCACTCGGAAAAGAAAATGTACTGGCCGTCACCGCCGTTTCCGCCACGCTCACCGATGACGAACAGGCCGAGGCGGTAACACTGGCCGGAAAGATCGGCGTGAAGCATGTTCTGCTCGAGACCGACGAGTTCAGCGACGCGCTTTTCACCGCCAATTCCGCCGAGCGCTGTTACTTCTGTAAAAAAATACGTTTTCAGGCGCTCGTCGGCTGGGCCGCCGACCGCGGTTATTCATGGATTGTCGAAGGAACCAACGTGGACGACGCCGGCGACTACCGACCCGGCAGCCGCGCCGTCGCAGAACTGCCCGCCGTGCGCAGTCCGCTCAAAGAAGCCGGACTGACCAAAGCGGAAATCCGCGAAGTTTCCAAACAGTGGAACCTGCCGACGTGGGAGAAGCCGAGCGCCGCCTGTCTCGCCTCGCGTATCGAATACGGACTGCCGCTGACACCGGAACGGCTAAGGCAGGTCGAAGAAGCCGAAAAACTGATCCGTCCGTTTTGCAAAGGCCAGCTCCGCGTACGGCACCACGGCTCGCTGGCACGCATCGAAGTCGAACCAGAATGGATTTCAAAACTGGCGGAGCCGGAAACGGCGCGGGCGATCTCCGGCAAACTGAAATCACTTGGGTTTCATCACGTCGCGCTGGATTTATCCGGCTACAAAATGGGCAGCCTGAATCAGGATTTGAAATGA
- the typA gene encoding translational GTPase TypA codes for MRNEQIRNVAIIAHVDHGKTTLVDQIIKQAHILRDNEAFQTCLLDSNDLERERGITILSKNISIVYNGVKINVIDTPGHSDFGGQVERVLNLADGVLLLVDAAEGPMPQTRFVLDKALELNLKPVVVINKVDKPDARCDEVHNMVFDLFAELEANDDQLDFPVIYASGRDGWAVTDLNDPRDTIKPLMDAIVKYIPGPPVKEGPVQMQATTLDYNDYVGRIGIGRVYRGTLDLKTPTCIIKRDGSVRNVQLKELQTFEGLGRVKTTSIPCGDLCAISGIMDIDIGDTIAHAEHPEALPLIALDEPTLSMAFRVNDSPFFGKDGKFVTSRHIRERLLKETERDVALRVEEFGGDSFIVSGRGVLHLSILIETMRREGFELTVAQPRVIFRTHHGVKEEPIEILTVDVPDEYAGKAIELIGMRRGEMIRMDQLGLRKNMTFHIPTRGLIGLRSKMMTATAGEGIINHRFLHYAPYTGEINHRNNGVLISMGNGGSVAFAIDGLQQRGIFFIDPGVDCYEGMIVGEHCLDKDLLVNVQKAKQLTNMRASGSDRAMKIAPAQKQSLEEALEYIKDDELVEVTPHNVRLRKRYLTDNERKRMKRSAADEE; via the coding sequence ATGAGAAACGAGCAAATCCGCAATGTCGCGATTATCGCGCACGTCGACCACGGCAAAACCACGCTGGTCGATCAGATTATTAAACAGGCCCACATTCTGCGCGACAACGAAGCGTTCCAAACCTGCCTGCTCGACAGCAACGATCTGGAGCGCGAGCGCGGCATTACCATTCTATCCAAGAACATCAGCATTGTTTATAACGGCGTGAAGATCAACGTGATCGACACCCCCGGCCATAGCGATTTCGGCGGACAGGTCGAGCGCGTACTCAACCTCGCCGACGGCGTACTTCTGTTGGTGGATGCTGCTGAAGGTCCGATGCCGCAAACCCGCTTCGTTCTGGACAAGGCGCTTGAACTGAATTTGAAACCAGTTGTAGTTATTAATAAGGTGGATAAGCCGGATGCGCGCTGCGACGAAGTTCACAACATGGTTTTCGATCTATTCGCCGAACTCGAAGCGAATGATGACCAGCTTGATTTCCCGGTGATCTACGCCAGTGGCCGTGACGGCTGGGCTGTCACCGACTTGAACGACCCGCGCGACACCATCAAGCCGCTGATGGATGCCATCGTGAAGTACATTCCGGGTCCGCCGGTCAAAGAAGGTCCGGTTCAGATGCAGGCGACCACGCTGGACTACAACGACTATGTTGGCCGTATCGGCATCGGCCGCGTTTACCGCGGTACACTCGACCTGAAAACGCCGACTTGCATCATCAAGCGCGATGGATCGGTACGGAATGTTCAGCTCAAGGAACTGCAAACCTTCGAAGGCCTCGGCCGCGTTAAGACCACCAGTATTCCGTGCGGCGACCTTTGCGCCATTTCCGGAATCATGGACATCGATATCGGCGATACCATCGCCCACGCCGAACATCCCGAAGCACTGCCGCTGATCGCGCTCGACGAGCCGACTCTTTCCATGGCCTTCCGAGTCAACGATTCACCGTTTTTCGGTAAAGACGGCAAATTTGTTACCAGTCGCCACATTCGTGAACGGCTACTTAAGGAAACCGAGCGTGACGTCGCGCTACGCGTCGAAGAATTCGGCGGCGACTCCTTTATCGTCAGCGGTCGCGGCGTACTACACCTTTCCATTCTCATCGAAACCATGCGCCGCGAAGGCTTCGAGCTGACCGTCGCACAGCCGCGCGTTATTTTCCGCACACATCACGGCGTGAAAGAGGAGCCTATTGAAATTCTGACGGTGGACGTGCCGGACGAATACGCCGGCAAAGCCATCGAACTGATCGGTATGCGCCGCGGTGAAATGATCCGCATGGATCAGCTTGGCCTGCGCAAAAATATGACCTTTCACATTCCCACCCGCGGACTGATCGGGCTGCGCAGCAAGATGATGACCGCCACGGCGGGCGAAGGGATTATTAATCACCGCTTCCTGCACTACGCGCCCTATACCGGCGAAATCAACCACCGCAACAACGGCGTGCTGATCAGCATGGGCAACGGAGGTTCGGTTGCGTTTGCGATCGACGGCCTGCAGCAGCGCGGCATCTTCTTCATTGATCCGGGCGTAGATTGCTACGAGGGCATGATTGTCGGCGAGCACTGCCTCGACAAGGATCTGCTCGTCAACGTCCAGAAAGCCAAACAGCTTACCAACATGCGCGCCTCCGGTTCCGATCGCGCCATGAAGATTGCTCCCGCGCAGAAACAGAGCCTTGAAGAAGCGCTGGAATACATCAAAGACGACGAGCTGGTTGAAGTCACGCCGCACAACGTTCGCCTGCGCAAACGCTACCTCACCGACAACGAACGCAAACGGATGAAACGCTCCGCCGCCGACGAGGAATAA
- a CDS encoding 16S rRNA (uracil(1498)-N(3))-methyltransferase, whose protein sequence is MRINSFVTPEALKADIVVLSPEESHHLARVLRVEAGQELTLFDGQGMRAEGVVDSVTKKEVTVRITARETVPPPAVEITLIQSVCKPDRFELILQKATELGIRRIQPVITKNASLPAGKIEKMAERGEAIIRNAAQQCGTAWLPDFQPLEKMERIIPTIGNFDAVFIGSLHPEAKPFKEAFRNLSKAAGTAAIRTASVSLALPNIKTAALLIGPEGDFTEEEVNAAVVAGAIPVTFGNQILRTETAAIFGLSVLAYELF, encoded by the coding sequence ATGAGGATTAACAGCTTCGTGACACCTGAGGCGCTGAAAGCCGACATCGTCGTGCTTTCGCCCGAAGAGTCGCACCACCTCGCGCGGGTTCTCCGCGTCGAGGCCGGTCAGGAGCTGACACTTTTCGACGGACAAGGAATGCGCGCCGAAGGCGTCGTTGATTCCGTTACGAAAAAAGAAGTAACCGTCCGGATCACCGCGCGCGAAACGGTTCCGCCGCCCGCTGTCGAAATCACCCTGATCCAATCCGTCTGCAAACCCGACCGCTTTGAACTGATCCTGCAAAAAGCCACCGAACTGGGCATTCGCCGGATTCAGCCGGTCATTACAAAAAATGCCAGTTTGCCCGCCGGTAAAATTGAAAAGATGGCTGAACGCGGCGAAGCGATCATCCGTAACGCAGCCCAGCAGTGCGGCACCGCCTGGCTGCCGGACTTCCAACCCTTGGAAAAAATGGAACGGATCATTCCAACCATTGGAAACTTTGATGCTGTTTTCATCGGCTCGTTGCATCCGGAGGCCAAACCGTTTAAGGAAGCCTTCAGAAATTTATCCAAGGCCGCCGGGACGGCGGCGATACGTACCGCAAGCGTCTCGCTTGCCCTGCCAAATATCAAAACCGCCGCCCTGCTGATCGGGCCGGAAGGCGATTTCACGGAAGAAGAAGTAAACGCCGCCGTCGTAGCGGGCGCGATTCCCGTTACGTTCGGCAACCAAATCCTGCGAACCGAAACCGCCGCCATTTTCGGGTTGAGCGTGCTGGCTTATGAGCTATTCTAG
- the msrA gene encoding peptide-methionine (S)-S-oxide reductase MsrA, giving the protein MKTEKATFAAGCFWGVESAFRQVPGVIDTQVGYTGGKTEKPTYKEVCTDATGHAEAIEITFDPARVSYGKLLELFFKMHDPTQVNRQGPDVGTQYRSAIFCHSPEQKAAAEAAKAAQDKSGKYKKPVATQILPAGPFYRAEEYHQRYFEKNGGPACHIF; this is encoded by the coding sequence ATGAAAACCGAAAAAGCCACGTTTGCCGCCGGATGTTTCTGGGGCGTTGAATCCGCATTCCGGCAGGTGCCCGGCGTGATCGACACGCAGGTCGGCTATACCGGCGGAAAAACGGAGAAGCCGACCTATAAAGAGGTCTGCACCGATGCCACCGGCCATGCTGAAGCGATTGAAATCACGTTTGACCCGGCGAGGGTCTCGTACGGAAAACTGCTAGAACTCTTTTTCAAGATGCACGATCCGACGCAGGTTAACCGGCAGGGGCCGGACGTCGGTACGCAATATCGCTCGGCGATCTTCTGCCATTCGCCGGAACAGAAGGCCGCCGCCGAAGCCGCCAAAGCTGCACAGGATAAGAGCGGAAAATATAAAAAGCCGGTCGCGACGCAGATTCTGCCTGCTGGGCCGTTCTACCGCGCTGAGGAATATCACCAGCGCTATTTTGAGAAAAACGGCGGCCCCGCCTGCCACATTTTTTGA